ACAACCACAACAAGGCAGCAGTgcgaagagaaagaaagagaagaagcgCTTATCGAACTCGGACGGAAGCACTGAGTTAACTCAGAGCGAGTGAAAGTGTTGCTGCGTGATGTCTGGTGGTATCGCCCGTGGACGCCTCACCGAGGAGCGCAAGTCGTGGCGGAAGAACCATCCCCATGTCCGTacaactcttcttcttctcgaTTCGTCGTTCATTTCTAAACGGTGTCGTTTTggtgtttacttttttttttttttctgttgtgATTTAGGGTTTTGTTGCGAAGCCGGAGACGCTGCCCGATGGAACCGTGAACTTGATGGTGTGGCATTGCACTATTCCCGGGAAGACTggggtaagtttttttttttttttttattgcgttttttgttttattcgtTTAGCGTTTGGCGATTGTTGTGAATCGAATTCCCCAGTTTTCGTGTTTGTATTCGATCCTATGCTTTAACGAAGTTTGGTTACGCGTGTCTGCTTCCATGGATGAAAAGTGTATACTTTTAAATgagattataattataattatgataataattataatgtttATGTCTATAGGCGCTCTGAATCAGTGAAACTCGTCTCACAACACCCTCGTTCTTATACATACTCATGAATTTGGGATGGGGCTATTTCAATCTCAAAAGTTAGCTCATCGGGAATTGCCAAACGCAATCCCTTTTTACTTATACAtcccttttgcttcttttttttttttcaattttttctctctaaaagtATAATCTTTTTCAGAAAGTAGTTTCTGAAACGTATTTTTAGTTGTTGATCGTATAAGATTAGTTTTGGGAATGTGTTAAATACATTTGATAAACTAAGAGTACGTTTGGATAATACACAAAAATCAATTCTATCCCACAAAATCATGgtgataaaatgaaaaagtagGAGAAACTCTTTGTCGCTTTACCTTCAccatgaaaaattaattgattaattttttacaatgaagctaatccaaacacactataaaTGAACCCTCATGTGTGATGTTTGCTTTTGTGAAGAGTTGCATTTGAGGTTCGGGTAACTGAACTAGTTTGATTGTGTTTGGGGTCTGATGGTTggatttttttctcttgaatcttttAGAATTTAGTGCCTAAGGCACAGGCACCAGAGGTATGTTTCTTGCCGAAGGGGTATTTGGTTCTCTAAAGGGTTAGAGTTTTAATTGGTTCACTAAGAGTTAGAGATTTTGGATTGTGATGGTTGGGTCTTGGGACAAGTTGGACCAAAGAATCAACTAGGGATTCAATGGGTTAATTATTGATGGTGCCTGACTATAGCAACAAAATTGATTTGACTTTTGAGAAGTTAACCTATGCATCACACCTACTGTTTGATTGCATCAAACAATCAAGAAGAGAGAACTATGATTCTATAATTCATAAACTTTATCATCTCTTAAATCATTCATTAAACCTGTTTAGACAGACCCCCAATAGTTTATCCTACAAGGATTGGGAATAGAGACTATCTTAATTTATGATGGATTGAGAGTTGAAAATGCAAACTATTGATGCCTAAGATAGACCTGAGCTAATTATAAATCATGtcagagaaatgcaaactttcCTAAAGTACTTTTACCAATGAaagtataaaatcaaataaagtcACAATTTACTAAAGCAAAATGCAAACACATGCTAGTGCAATATTGAGTCAAGTACtctttaattttacatttgaGTTCCTGTGAAACTCAAACAATAGAGTAGAGTGGTAACTAATTCACCATATAAGAACCCAAATGACATTTATATTTATGCAGCGGATTCACATAATCGACAGTTTTTGCAAATGAAATTTCCAGTATGGGTGAGACATTCACACCAGGATAATTGGTTTGGAACTGAAAAAGATTTATCAAAAGTGCttcatgatgatttttttttcatctgcaTTTGACATATGTATGGCAGTagaaattactaaaatattttatgcttGAAAGCTTATTGGAAATGAATCATATCTCATTCTCTGTTTTCATGCCTTGGATTGAATTTGCAAATGAATTAAGCAGCTTGTTGAATAATGAGTCTGTTATTTACTTCATATTAATTTTACGTGTCATTTGCTGCAGACTGATTGGGAGGGTGGCTACTTCCCGCTTACGCTGCACTTTAGTGAAGACTACCCAAGCAAGCCTCCAAAGTGTAAATTCCCACAAGGTTTCTTCCACCCTAATGTTTATCCTTCTGGGACTGTTTGCTTGTCTATACTTAATGAGGATAGTGTAAGTACATCTCTCTTGATAATTGCATGACTGCTTGAaaccaatttattttttgtgatatTACATGCTAAGCAAACAGTTAAGATTTATAGGTTTATTGTTTTATACAGGGGTGGAGACCAGCCATAACAGTTAAGCAAATTCTTGTGGGCATCCAAGACTTACTTGATCAGCCAAATCCTGCTGATCCTGCCCAGACAGAAGGCTATCATCTATTCATCCAGGTACTTATCCCaacattttcattcataataattatattaaattattattcatgCTTGAAGGGTAAAGAATGTCTGATTTTAATATAAACCAACTAACCAAGGCAAAGTAATGTAAGGCAGTAATATACTTTTCTGAGTCTTCCACACATCTGTCCATTTTCCTGAGGATTGTTATTATGACTGCTCACATGCTTGAATGTTGGGTCTTTGAACATAAGTGTATTATGAATAGGTGCTGAGAAATTGTTATCTGATAATTGTCTCTTCTTTTCCTATTGATATACGTGAAGTAgagattttaatttcttaccGTTGAATGTTTGTTTAACATTGTAA
This region of Glycine soja cultivar W05 chromosome 17, ASM419377v2, whole genome shotgun sequence genomic DNA includes:
- the LOC114391884 gene encoding SUMO-conjugating enzyme SCE1-like; protein product: MSGGIARGRLTEERKSWRKNHPHGFVAKPETLPDGTVNLMVWHCTIPGKTGTDWEGGYFPLTLHFSEDYPSKPPKCKFPQGFFHPNVYPSGTVCLSILNEDSGWRPAITVKQILVGIQDLLDQPNPADPAQTEGYHLFIQDAAEYKRRVRQQAKQYPPLL